Proteins found in one Sorghum bicolor cultivar BTx623 chromosome 1, Sorghum_bicolor_NCBIv3, whole genome shotgun sequence genomic segment:
- the LOC110429528 gene encoding uncharacterized protein LOC110429528, translating to MSMNLIRTWCLMQANFMKSTRSTKAGYVDPMPIAQINFNYPSRWELDAPQLAAGGTLAEKEKIRAAKIREESLKVAAWIAVCLKNLQHFETIWIPYHFNNHWIVIGLDVGMNMAWICDSADFDPHTYKDFMSILITAFRAYVKNHKGRHDPGLGSHLRFKSLCSVSAT from the exons ATGTCGATGAATCTGATTCGCACTTGGTGCCT AATGCAAGCAAACTTTATGAAATCTACACGCTCAACGAAAGCCGGGTATGTAGACCCTATGCCTATAGcacaaataaattttaattacccATCGAGATGGGAATTGGATGCGCCACAGCTAGCTGCTGGAGGGACGTTGGCGGAGAAAGAAAAGATCCGTGCGGCCAAAATAAGAGAAGAGTCTCTTAAGGTTGCGGCGTGGATTGCCGTATGTTTAAAGAATCTCCAACACTTCGAAACAATATGgattccataccacttcaa CAATCACTGGATAGTCATAGGTCTCGATGTCGGGATGAACATGGCATGGATTTGTGATTCTGCAGATTTTGACCCTCACACATATAAAGACTTCATGTCAATTCTCATTAC GGCATTCAGGGCCTatgtcaagaatcacaaaggaaGGCATGATCCAGGTCTGGGGAGCCACTTGCGTTTTAAATCTCTATGTTCGGTAAGTGCGACttag